In the Natrinema sp. CBA1119 genome, CCCTCTACGGCGGGACGCTCGGGTTGGTCTATGGACTGATCCTCGAGTACTGACGGGATACCGGTCACACGGGACACCGGCCGCTCGACGGGAAACGGGATCGCGGCACCGAGTTCGCTCCGGCACCGTACTTTCTTCTCGATAGCCTCGAATGGATCGTCCATGAATCGGGCCAGACTCGCGGGAGCCGGTTTGTTTGCCGTCGGATTTATCGGGTACGTCGTCGGGATCTCCGTCGAGTACCCCGGACGGGCGTTTTCGATCACGGCGATCATCGTCGGCGTCGCTCTCGTCGCGATCGCGGGACGGTCTGAGCCGGGAGAGAGCGTATGAGTCTCGACGCGATGGTGTACACGGCCGACGGCGCGGAGCAGTACGACGATCTGGCGACCGCGATCGAGACGCCGGGAGAGACGTGGATACACGCTGCCGACCCCGTTCCGAGCGAGATGGAAGCGATCGTAGAGCGCTTCGACATTCACCAGTTGGCCATCGAAGACGTGCTCGAGGGAGGGACGCGACCGAAGACCGAGGAGTACGAGACGCACACGTTCGTGTTGCTAAAGACTGTCCGGCTCAGTCAGCGCGACGATGTCGCGTTCCACAAGGAGGTACAGACGAACCCCGTCGGGTTCTTCATCGGCACCGACTGGGTGGTGACGATGTCGACGACCGACGTCGAACTCGTCGACCCCTCGGCGTCCCGGTGGGCGAAGAACGGCCGCCGATTCGCCGACCGCGGGGCCGACTTCCTCGTCTACCGGATTATGGACGCCATCGTCGACGACTACTTCGTTCTCCTCGACGAGATCGAAGACGATATCGAAGCGGTCGAAGAGCGCGTCCTCGACGAGCCGGACCCACAGCTGTTGGCGACGCTGAACGACGTCCGGCGGGACCTCCTCGCGTTCCGAAAAGTCGCTTGGCCCGCTCGAGAGGCGATCTCGTTTCTCTCCCGCGGCGACGTTCCCCAGATCGCCGATCACAACGAGAAGTACTTCCGAGACGTCTATGACCACCTCGTCCAGGTCGTCGACCTCATCGAGACGTACCGCGACCTCACCGGCGGATCGCGGGATATCTACCTCAACACCGTCTCGCAGTCGACCAACGACGTGATGAAGACGCTGACGGTCGTCGCGACGATCTTCATCCCGCTGACGTTCATCGCCGGCGTCTACGGCATGAACTTCGCCGAGACGCCCCTGGCCATGCCCGAACTGTACTGGACGTACGGCTATCCGGCGACGATGCTGGGAATGGGCCTCCTCGCCGGGCTGCTG is a window encoding:
- the corA gene encoding magnesium/cobalt transporter CorA, yielding MSLDAMVYTADGAEQYDDLATAIETPGETWIHAADPVPSEMEAIVERFDIHQLAIEDVLEGGTRPKTEEYETHTFVLLKTVRLSQRDDVAFHKEVQTNPVGFFIGTDWVVTMSTTDVELVDPSASRWAKNGRRFADRGADFLVYRIMDAIVDDYFVLLDEIEDDIEAVEERVLDEPDPQLLATLNDVRRDLLAFRKVAWPAREAISFLSRGDVPQIADHNEKYFRDVYDHLVQVVDLIETYRDLTGGSRDIYLNTVSQSTNDVMKTLTVVATIFIPLTFIAGVYGMNFAETPLAMPELYWTYGYPATMLGMGLLAGLLLVHFRRQDWL